From one Agathobaculum sp. NTUH-O15-33 genomic stretch:
- a CDS encoding recombinase family protein, with product MPDSVIQTVCGYVRVSTENQLENYSIDEQARRIESFCRAKGWRLQQIFTDGGYSGGTTDRPALHALLRQVRRGGVDAVVVYKLDRLSRSQKDTLLLIEDEFLAHHTDFVSINENFDTSSPFGRAMIGMLSVFAQLEKDQITERFTMGRIGRSKAGYFHGGGSIPFGYRYENGLLLADGIRAMLVRDIFARFLAGQSLGAIARDMAASGGDAWTARKVRAILSNTVYIGKVKFAGAVYDGVHEALISSADFAAANRLLAASPPVEQAKAPMKTPFRAETLLSGLVRCGRCGARYAGAHGFYKCYSRSKTAKKQVRDPACKNDNWPIETLDRVVSAALTALLSAPGVLENVLSHVQPHGEDPAALRRLLQENRAETARLLDLAQHGAAGLAPLAERLTARESERVALEARLAKADAPPAVPPQTFAEAYARAPLAARRLLLSTLISRITLDGARVEIQWRI from the coding sequence ATGCCGGACAGTGTGATCCAGACCGTGTGCGGCTATGTGCGCGTTTCCACCGAAAACCAGCTTGAAAACTACAGTATCGACGAGCAAGCGCGCCGCATTGAAAGCTTTTGCCGCGCCAAGGGCTGGCGCTTGCAGCAGATTTTTACGGACGGCGGCTATTCCGGCGGCACGACGGACCGGCCCGCCTTGCACGCTCTGCTGCGGCAGGTGCGGCGCGGCGGTGTGGACGCGGTCGTTGTTTACAAGCTCGATCGCCTGAGCCGCAGTCAAAAGGACACGCTGCTGCTGATCGAGGACGAATTTCTGGCTCATCACACGGATTTTGTCTCCATCAACGAGAATTTTGATACCTCCTCCCCCTTTGGGCGGGCGATGATCGGCATGCTGTCCGTCTTTGCCCAGCTTGAAAAGGATCAGATCACAGAGCGGTTCACCATGGGACGCATCGGCCGCAGCAAGGCCGGATATTTTCACGGCGGCGGCAGCATACCCTTTGGCTACCGGTACGAAAACGGCCTGCTGCTGGCGGACGGAATCCGCGCCATGCTGGTGCGCGATATTTTCGCCCGTTTCCTCGCGGGTCAAAGCCTTGGCGCGATCGCGCGCGATATGGCCGCGTCCGGCGGCGACGCGTGGACGGCGCGCAAGGTGCGCGCCATTCTTTCAAACACCGTGTATATCGGCAAGGTGAAATTTGCGGGCGCCGTGTACGACGGCGTGCACGAGGCGCTAATCTCTTCGGCTGATTTTGCCGCCGCAAACCGCCTGCTTGCCGCTTCTCCGCCGGTAGAACAGGCGAAAGCGCCGATGAAAACGCCGTTTCGCGCGGAAACGCTGCTTTCCGGCCTTGTCCGCTGCGGGCGGTGCGGCGCGCGGTACGCGGGCGCGCACGGCTTTTACAAATGCTATTCGCGCTCTAAAACCGCCAAAAAGCAGGTGCGCGACCCGGCCTGTAAAAACGATAACTGGCCCATCGAGACGCTTGACCGCGTCGTATCCGCCGCGCTCACCGCGCTTTTGAGCGCACCCGGCGTGCTGGAAAACGTTTTATCACACGTTCAGCCCCATGGCGAGGACCCCGCCGCTTTGCGCCGCCTGCTGCAAGAAAACCGCGCCGAGACCGCGCGCCTGCTCGATCTAGCCCAGCACGGCGCGGCCGGACTCGCCCCACTGGCCGAACGCCTGACCGCCCGTGAAAGCGAGCGCGTCGCGCTTGAGGCGCGCCTTGCCAAAGCCGACGCGCCGCCCGCTGTCCCGCCTCAGACCTTTGCCGAAGCCTATGCCCGCGCGCCCCTTGCGGCCCGCCGCCTGCTGCTCAGCACGCTCATCTCCCGTATCACGCTGGACGGCGCCCGCGTGGAGATCCAGTGGCGCATATAA
- a CDS encoding helix-turn-helix domain-containing protein has translation MSTLYETIEHLCLSQGINATKLCKSIGISRGILTDLKMGRKKTLAVDTLSKIAYYFGVSVEYLLSGGQTEKPGAESGPAIGMDDFTYAMHHESKKLTDADKELLLRMARQLNDARQARRKNNGGTDKTV, from the coding sequence ATGAGCACTTTGTATGAAACAATCGAGCATCTTTGCCTGTCTCAAGGCATTAACGCGACCAAGCTGTGCAAAAGCATCGGCATCAGCCGCGGCATCCTCACCGATCTGAAAATGGGCCGCAAAAAGACGCTGGCAGTCGATACGCTTTCCAAGATCGCTTATTATTTCGGCGTGTCCGTAGAATATTTGCTCAGCGGTGGGCAAACAGAAAAACCGGGCGCTGAAAGCGGCCCGGCGATTGGGATGGACGATTTTACCTATGCGATGCATCACGAATCCAAAAAGCTGACCGACGCGGATAAGGAGCTTTTGCTCCGCATGGCGCGCCAGCTCAACGACGCAAGGCAAGCGAGGCGAAAAAACAATGGAGGAACTGACAAAACTGTATAG
- a CDS encoding DUF2500 domain-containing protein, with the protein MYVGNDFDLNGFGMSSMERGMFSIVPTIVILTFVVVIGIFVVAAVRGAKQWHENNQSPILEVRAKVVSRRTDVNIRHHHDADNMGMDHTTSSTDYYVTFEVTSGDRMEFSVSGREYGMLVEQDEGMLKFQGTRYLGFTRGAAEQNGAS; encoded by the coding sequence ATGTATGTAGGGAATGATTTTGACTTAAACGGCTTCGGCATGAGCTCGATGGAACGGGGCATGTTTTCGATTGTGCCGACCATAGTGATCCTGACATTCGTCGTGGTGATTGGCATTTTCGTGGTCGCGGCGGTGCGCGGGGCCAAGCAATGGCATGAGAACAACCAATCGCCCATCTTAGAGGTACGAGCAAAGGTGGTTTCCCGGCGGACGGATGTGAACATTCGCCACCATCACGACGCGGACAATATGGGGATGGATCACACGACCAGCTCGACCGATTATTACGTCACCTTCGAGGTCACAAGCGGGGACCGGATGGAGTTTAGCGTCAGCGGGCGGGAATACGGCATGTTGGTTGAACAGGATGAGGGCATGCTGAAGTTTCAGGGTACGCGGTACTTAGGCTTTACCCGAGGCGCCGCGGAACAAAACGGCGCTTCATAG
- a CDS encoding ImmA/IrrE family metallo-endopeptidase: protein MEELTKLYRRLYDGGHFLFDGAFAFSDESVKSSVVEVGGDYGVFLDSGRVDGAAEEAELIAHECGHIETGTTHAVYSPFELVAQHENRANKWAVHELLPREELQRAIRAGCTEPWELAEFLGRTEQFIRLAVQIYEKEKTPEAVN, encoded by the coding sequence ATGGAGGAACTGACAAAACTGTATAGACGCCTGTACGACGGCGGACATTTCCTGTTTGACGGCGCATTCGCCTTTTCGGACGAGAGCGTCAAATCCTCGGTGGTAGAGGTAGGCGGGGACTATGGCGTGTTTCTGGATTCCGGCCGCGTGGACGGCGCGGCCGAGGAAGCCGAGCTCATCGCGCACGAGTGCGGCCATATTGAAACCGGCACCACGCACGCGGTGTACAGCCCCTTTGAACTGGTCGCCCAGCACGAAAACCGGGCCAACAAATGGGCCGTGCACGAACTTTTACCGCGCGAGGAATTGCAGCGCGCGATCCGCGCGGGCTGCACCGAACCGTGGGAGCTGGCCGAGTTTTTGGGCCGCACCGAGCAGTTCATCCGCTTGGCGGTACAAATCTACGAAAAAGAAAAAACGCCCGAAGCAGTAAACTGA
- a CDS encoding helix-turn-helix transcriptional regulator: MKIDRLIGILVLLLQNEKMTAPALAERFEVSRRTIGRDIETLSKAGIPIATVQGANGGISIMESYKIDKALLTKADRDAILTGLASLESVSYGPKYQRIRDKFMVKGDKLVGNNHMVIDLASFYKSALAPKIEALQAGIEAHGCVAFRYFNKNGERLIELEPYLVVFRWSSWYAFGRERENGEFRLFKLNRMSELTQTDRHFIPTEIPADKRDFDRCFTDELHAVIRFAGSEKFRLIEEYGPDSFIEEAEGTLLFSFPFTGAEYLLQWVLSFGERARLIEPKEMRPLLKARLIAALENYEE; the protein is encoded by the coding sequence ATGAAAATTGATAGGTTGATCGGCATTCTCGTATTGCTGCTGCAAAATGAAAAGATGACGGCCCCCGCGCTGGCCGAACGGTTCGAGGTATCGCGCAGGACCATTGGGCGCGATATCGAAACGCTAAGCAAGGCGGGCATTCCCATCGCGACCGTGCAGGGCGCGAACGGCGGCATTTCCATTATGGAAAGCTACAAGATTGACAAGGCGCTTTTGACCAAAGCGGACCGCGACGCGATCTTGACAGGGCTTGCTTCACTGGAAAGCGTATCGTACGGGCCGAAGTATCAAAGAATCCGGGACAAGTTCATGGTGAAGGGGGATAAGCTGGTCGGCAATAACCATATGGTGATCGATCTGGCTTCCTTTTATAAAAGCGCCCTTGCGCCTAAGATCGAAGCGTTACAGGCCGGGATAGAGGCGCATGGGTGCGTTGCCTTTCGGTATTTTAACAAAAACGGGGAGCGGCTGATCGAACTGGAGCCTTATCTGGTGGTGTTCCGGTGGTCGAGCTGGTATGCGTTTGGCCGGGAACGGGAAAACGGGGAGTTTCGGCTGTTCAAGCTCAACCGTATGAGCGAGCTGACGCAGACGGACCGGCACTTTATCCCCACCGAGATACCGGCGGATAAGCGGGATTTTGACCGGTGCTTTACCGACGAGCTGCACGCCGTGATCCGTTTTGCGGGCAGCGAAAAGTTTCGCCTGATCGAGGAATACGGGCCGGACAGCTTTATCGAAGAGGCGGAAGGTACGCTGCTTTTTTCCTTTCCCTTCACGGGCGCGGAATACCTGCTGCAATGGGTTCTGAGCTTTGGCGAACGGGCGCGGTTGATCGAGCCCAAGGAAATGCGGCCGCTGCTGAAAGCGCGCCTGATCGCGGCGCTTGAAAATTATGAGGAATAA
- a CDS encoding CatB-related O-acetyltransferase: MSIPAEKIYPRSNDKQTVYLDAVVQNPNISIGAYTMYNDFVNDPTLFEKNNVLYHYPINRDRLKIGKFCSIACGAKFIFTSANHTMRSLSTYPFPLFFEEWDTPVAEVATAWDNKGDIEIGNDVWIGYEAVVLSGVRIGNGAIIGTRAVVTKDVAPYTIVGGVPAKPIRKRFDEDTIERLQALRWWDLPHEQIKKLLPLIKRGDARALARACGQV; encoded by the coding sequence ATGTCTATTCCGGCAGAAAAAATATATCCGCGTTCAAACGATAAGCAGACCGTTTATCTGGACGCGGTGGTCCAAAATCCCAATATCTCGATCGGCGCGTATACAATGTACAACGATTTTGTAAACGATCCCACCCTATTTGAGAAAAACAACGTGCTTTATCACTATCCGATCAACAGGGATCGCCTGAAAATCGGAAAGTTTTGCTCCATCGCGTGCGGCGCAAAATTCATTTTTACCAGCGCCAACCACACGATGCGTTCGCTTTCCACCTATCCGTTTCCTCTGTTTTTTGAGGAATGGGACACGCCGGTCGCCGAGGTCGCGACTGCGTGGGACAACAAGGGCGATATAGAGATCGGCAACGATGTTTGGATCGGTTACGAGGCGGTCGTTCTTTCCGGCGTGCGCATTGGAAACGGCGCGATCATCGGCACAAGGGCGGTTGTGACAAAGGACGTAGCGCCCTACACGATCGTGGGCGGCGTACCGGCAAAGCCGATCCGCAAACGCTTTGACGAGGATACCATAGAACGCCTCCAAGCGCTCCGGTGGTGGGATCTGCCGCACGAGCAGATCAAAAAACTTTTGCCCCTGATCAAAAGGGGCGACGCGCGGGCTTTGGCGCGCGCCTGCGGACAGGTATAA
- a CDS encoding DUF3795 domain-containing protein produces the protein MAESRCGILCGACEYREQMHCKGCVYIEKPFWGDLCPVKACCEDRALEHCGVCADFPCGLLTQFAYDKAQGDDGKRIEQCKKWAATEGGPHHNQ, from the coding sequence ATGGCGGAATCGAGATGCGGTATTTTGTGCGGAGCATGCGAATACCGGGAACAGATGCATTGCAAGGGCTGCGTATACATAGAAAAACCCTTTTGGGGGGACCTCTGCCCGGTCAAGGCGTGCTGCGAGGACAGGGCGCTGGAACACTGCGGCGTATGCGCCGATTTTCCCTGCGGCCTGCTGACGCAGTTTGCGTACGATAAGGCGCAGGGCGACGACGGCAAACGGATCGAGCAATGCAAAAAATGGGCGGCTACAGAAGGCGGCCCGCACCACAACCAATGA
- a CDS encoding M56 family metallopeptidase, which translates to MRSLMIMLLVCSVTMSALALFYMALTPLLAKRYSATGRYYAWLVLVAGLVIPFRPRFHNAVVKVNMPGQAAATTIQIGNRAPVAVPAEPALSSTFSHLAWWQAAAAIWLAGMLVFLVYHAIKHVRFSKLAARWSVNVTDEQTLALFQNLKKEMGVSRDLRLQICDSIGGPMMIGFIRPRILLPKADFAKEELRLILKHELVHDKRKDLWYKCLILLATAIHWFNPIVYLMTNAIGVQCEASCDEEVVRGTDAETRQYYSETIISVVRYRSKRKTALSTHFYGGKKGMKQRIFSIMDMSKKKSGLAVLCGALVLTLGTGGAFATNAKTQIPPAGKNQSTAFAPSTAVSFLPNPDVYAAYAAFGITISEDGTKLLYDGQPVRLFADDGSDAEAFYLNEAGHANLSAVRNGAGQITGIQSISAQKAQAYQDAFFADERFANVQDRVTVQENVTVGPNKYEQYQPFGVTYSEADEALYYNGQRVKSFVDQLEDGWFGTLWTDAAGTVNLAAIRDGVGEITGIESISDEKAQEYWSKANDYEQDIVDRLEKKYREE; encoded by the coding sequence TTGCGGAGCTTGATGATTATGCTTTTGGTATGCTCCGTCACCATGTCGGCGCTTGCGCTGTTTTATATGGCGCTCACGCCGCTGCTTGCAAAGCGTTATTCCGCAACGGGCCGGTATTACGCATGGCTGGTTCTGGTGGCGGGGCTGGTGATCCCTTTTCGGCCGCGTTTCCACAATGCCGTTGTCAAAGTTAATATGCCGGGTCAGGCGGCTGCGACTACGATACAAATCGGCAACAGGGCGCCGGTTGCCGTACCCGCGGAACCCGCGCTTTCTTCTACTTTTTCGCATCTCGCATGGTGGCAGGCCGCGGCGGCGATATGGCTCGCAGGTATGCTCGTATTTCTTGTTTATCATGCGATCAAGCATGTGCGCTTTTCCAAGCTGGCGGCGCGTTGGAGCGTAAACGTAACAGATGAACAGACACTGGCGCTGTTTCAAAATTTAAAAAAGGAAATGGGGGTATCCCGCGATCTCCGCTTGCAGATTTGTGACAGCATCGGCGGCCCTATGATGATAGGGTTTATCAGACCCCGGATCCTGTTGCCGAAAGCAGACTTTGCAAAGGAGGAACTCCGCTTGATCCTAAAGCACGAGCTAGTGCATGACAAGCGGAAAGACCTTTGGTATAAATGCCTGATTCTGCTCGCGACCGCGATTCACTGGTTTAATCCCATTGTTTACCTGATGACAAATGCGATCGGCGTTCAATGCGAAGCGTCCTGCGACGAGGAAGTTGTGCGCGGCACGGACGCGGAAACCCGCCAATATTACAGCGAAACGATTATCAGCGTGGTTCGATACCGATCGAAGCGAAAAACCGCTTTATCCACGCATTTTTATGGAGGCAAGAAGGGTATGAAACAAAGAATCTTTTCCATTATGGATATGAGCAAAAAGAAATCTGGCCTTGCGGTCCTCTGCGGCGCGCTGGTACTCACGCTGGGAACAGGGGGTGCGTTTGCTACAAATGCGAAAACGCAGATCCCACCGGCGGGCAAAAATCAAAGTACGGCATTTGCCCCTTCGACCGCTGTTTCCTTTCTGCCAAATCCCGATGTTTATGCCGCATACGCCGCTTTCGGGATCACGATCTCGGAGGATGGCACAAAACTGCTGTATGACGGGCAGCCTGTGCGGCTGTTTGCAGACGATGGATCGGATGCCGAGGCTTTCTATTTAAATGAAGCCGGGCATGCAAATTTGTCGGCCGTTAGGAATGGCGCCGGTCAGATCACGGGGATTCAGAGCATTTCCGCGCAAAAGGCGCAGGCCTATCAAGATGCTTTCTTTGCGGATGAACGCTTTGCAAATGTGCAAGACCGTGTAACAGTTCAAGAAAACGTCACGGTTGGCCCGAATAAATACGAGCAATATCAGCCGTTCGGCGTCACCTATTCTGAAGCGGATGAGGCGCTGTACTACAATGGGCAGCGGGTGAAATCGTTTGTTGACCAGCTCGAAGACGGCTGGTTTGGAACGCTATGGACGGATGCGGCCGGAACCGTGAATCTAGCGGCAATCCGAGATGGAGTGGGTGAGATCACGGGTATCGAAAGCATATCCGATGAAAAAGCGCAGGAATACTGGTCCAAGGCAAATGATTACGAGCAAGATATTGTTGATCGGCTGGAGAAAAAATATCGGGAAGAATGA
- a CDS encoding BlaI/MecI/CopY family transcriptional regulator, which yields MERIKKLPDAEFDIMKVVWANEPPLTTSIIMEQLGKEKEWKIQTVVSLMLRLVERGFLRSEKHGKERSYYPLVSKEEYLKFETGNFMKQYHDSSLFNLINTLYDDEALSDRDIDELLQWAKERRGD from the coding sequence ATGGAACGGATAAAAAAGCTGCCGGACGCGGAATTTGACATCATGAAAGTGGTATGGGCAAATGAACCGCCTTTGACCACGTCGATCATCATGGAGCAATTAGGGAAAGAAAAAGAGTGGAAAATACAAACGGTCGTTTCCTTAATGCTGCGGCTTGTCGAGCGCGGTTTTCTGCGTTCCGAAAAACACGGAAAGGAACGCTCCTACTACCCGTTGGTGAGCAAGGAGGAATACCTAAAATTTGAAACCGGGAACTTTATGAAGCAGTATCACGACAGCTCGCTTTTCAATTTGATCAATACCTTGTACGACGATGAAGCGCTGTCGGACCGGGATATCGACGAATTGTTACAGTGGGCGAAAGAGCGAAGGGGGGATTAG